Below is a genomic region from Vibrio mimicus.
GAGCGATTGCTCCAAGGAAGCAAAGAGAGCGAACCACAATCGCGACTAACGATGGATTTTCTGCAGCAAAACGGTTTCGCTTAATCATTTGCCATAAAAACGAATAACAATAGGACTGACATCATGCCAATTAGTACCCCACAAGAAATTATTGAAGATATCCGTCAGGGCAAAATGGTCATCCTGATGGACGATGAAGATCGTGAAAATGAAGGTGATTTGATCATGGCGGCGGAGCATATCACGCCAGCGGCAATCAACTTTATGGCGACTCATGGTCGTGGCCTGATCTGTTTAACCATGACTAAAGAGCGTTGCCGCCGTTTGGGCTTAAACCCTATGGTGCAGGACAATAATGCGCAGTACACCACCAATTTCACCGTATCGATTGAAGCGGCAGAAGGGGTGACGACAGGCATTTCAGCGGCGGATCGTGCTCGTACCGTGCAAGCAGCGGTAGCCAAAGAGGCGAAAGCGGCAGACTTGGTTCAGCCAGGCCATATTTTCCCTCTCGCGGCGCAAGAAGGTGGGGTGCTGACGCGTGCAGGCCACACAGAAGCAGGCTGTGATTTAGCACGACTGGCAGGTTTTGAGCCTGCTTCGGTGATTGTGGAAATTCTGAATGATGACGGCACCATGGCGCGTCGTCCGGATTTGGAAGTGTTCGCTGAAAAACACGGTTTGAAGCTCGGCACGATTGCTGACTTGATTGAATATCGTAATCACACCGAAACCACCATTGAGCGCGTGGCGCAATGCAAATTGCCGACCGAATACGGTGAGTTTGAACTGGTGACTTACCGCGACATCATCGATAAGCAAATTCACTTCGCACTGCGCAAAGGGGATGTCACTACATCGCCCACTTTGGTGCGTGTGCATCTGCAAGATACCTTTACCGATTTGCTACACAGTGACCGTACCGCCGAGCGTAGTTGGACGCTGACTACCGCCATGCAGCGTATTGGTCAAGAAGGTGGGGTGTTGGTAATTCTTGGTAATGAAGAGTCAAGCGATCTACTTCTGCACCGCGTGAAAATGTTTGAGCTGCAAGATAAAGGTGAAGCACCGGCAATGGCGAAAAAGCAAGGCACTTCGCGCCGTGTGGGTGTGGGTTCACAAATCCTTGCCGATCTAGGGGTTAAGGAGATGCGTTTGCTCTCTTCGCCGAACAAAAAATACCACGCATTGGGCGGTTTTGGTCTCAATGTAGTCGAATATGTCTGTGAATAATCACAGCAAATTGCCGGTTTGCCGCGTGTTATCTTGAAGGTGGGGCGCGGCTTTTAGCCCAAATTTCTGTTAGATATTGCTCACAAAATTGTGCTAGAATCCGGCGATTCTCACTTGATGAACAGAGTTAAAGGAAAGCTATGAAAGTGATCGAGGGTGGTTTCCCAGCACCAAATGCGAAAATTGCGATTGTGATTTCTCGTTTCAACAGTTTTATCAATGAAAGTTTACTGTCTGGTGCCATCGATACTCTTAAGCGTCACGGTCAGATCAGTGATGACAATATTACTGTCGTTCGTTGCCCAGGTGCAGTTGAGTTGCCATTGGTAGCCCAACGTGTTGCAAAAACAGGCGACTACGATGCGATTGTCTCTCTGGGTTGTGTGATCCGTGGTGGTACACCGCACTTTGACTACGTTTGCAGTGAAATGAATAAAGGTCTGGCACAAGTGTCTCTGGAATTTAGCATTCCAGTCGCATTCGGTGTACTGACTGTTGATACTATCGATCAAGCTATTGAACGCGCAGGAACCAAGGCTGGTAATAAGGGTGCTGAAGCAGCACTGAGCGCACTTGAGATGATTAACGTTCTTTCTGAAATTGATTCCTAATGGGGGCCAGTGTGAAACCAGCCGCACGTCGTAATGCACGTCAATTTGCGCTACAAGCAATTTATTCATGGCAAATTACTAAAGAGAATGTTGCGACTATTGAAGAGCAATTTCTAACCAGCGGTAAGTACGATGAAGAAGAACATCGCGCCGCTGAGCCAGCTCTTGCTGCTCCTGAAACCGATGTTTCTTATTTCCGTGACCTGTTAGCCGGTGTGGTTTTGAACCATACTGAACTAGACAGCAAACTGCGTCCTTTTGTTTCTCGTCCAATGCAAGATCTGGACATGATGGAACTGGCGCTGCTGCGTTTGGCCATGTACGAAATGACGCGTCGTGAAGACGTACCATACAAAGTCGTGATTAACGAGGCGATTGAACTGGCAAAAGTATTTGCCGCTGAAGATAGCCATAAATTCGTTAACGGTGTATTGGATAAAGCCGCACCGCACGTACGTAAGAAAGCGTAATTCGTTTTCCACAGAAGGTCAGCAGTTGCTGACCTTTTTTCTTAATAAGCTGCTGCTTTTGTTGGCTTAATTAACCAAAGAGTCTGGATGATGTTTGGTGAATTTAATTTAATCGATAAATACTTTTCTAACCGACAACCACAACGCAAAGATGTGCATTTAGCGTTAGGGGATGATTGTGCGATTGTTAAAGTTCCTGAAAACTCACGAGTGGCGATCAGTACGGACACCTTAGTGGCGGGAACTCATTTTTTAGCTGAAGCGAATCCAGCATGGGTTGCGCATAAAGCGTTGGCTTCTAACATCAGTGATCTGGCGGCGATGGGCGCGACACCGGCTTGGGTCTCCCTTGCTCTCACTTTGCCTGAAATCGATGAGGCGTGGCTAAAACCTTTCAGCGATGCCTTTTTCGAGTTAGCCAATTACTACAATGTGCAGCTAATTGGTGGTGACACAACCAAAGGTCCGCTCAGTATTACTCTGACGGTGCAGGGTTTTTTGCCTAAAGAGCAAGCCATGTTGCGCAGTGGAGCGAAAGTCGGTGATTGGCTGTATGTCACTGGTGATCTTGGCGATAGCCATGCGGGGTTGGATGTGATTTTGCACCCTGAAAAGCGCCAATTGCCATTTGCAGAGATTTTAGAGCAGCGCCATTACCTTTCGACACCACGGATTGTTGCTGGGCAAGCCTTGGTGCATTTGGCTTCTTCGGCGATTGATATTTCCGATGGCTTGATCGCCGATCTGTCGCATATCATGCAGCGTTCACATGTTGGGGCGAGTATTGATGTGAGTTTATTACCTCTCTCGAAAGAGTTATTACAGTTTGTGGATGATGCCACTACAGCTCAGCAATATGCGCTGACCAGCGGTGAAGAGTATGAACTCTGCTTTACCATACCAGAAGAGAATCGCGGATCATTGGAAAATGCCTTGGCTCACTGTGGTACTAAAGTGACTTGTATCGGCCAGATTCGTCCGGCTGGCACTTTTGAGTTGCATAATAAAGGCAAAAAGCTCAACTGGCAGTTAGCCGGATATGATCATTTTAAGGTGAAATCATGAGTGATCCGCGCAGCAACATCTCCTTACGTAACCCTTGGCACCTGCTGGCAACAGGCTTTGGTAGTGGTTTATCTCCTGTGGTGCCCGGCACTATGGGGACCTTAGCCTCGGTGCCGTTTTATCTTATGCTGGCGCAACTTCCTGTTACCCTGTATTTGGTGGTGATTGTGGCCGCTAGCTTTATCGGGATAAAAATTTGCCAAGTAACTTCGGACGATATGCAGGTGCACGATCATGGCTCCATCGTCTGGGATGAGTTTGCCGGATTTTGGATCACTATGCTGATAGTGCCTTTATGCCAATTACCGGTTTTTGATTGGAAATGGTTAGCCACCGGTTTTGTGCTATTTCGCTTTTTCGACATGCTCAAGCCGTGGCCAATCAGTTGGTTGGATAAGCGCGTGCATGGCGGCTTCGGTATCATGATTGATGATGTAGTGGCAGGAGTTATGGCGGCGATCTGCTTAGCCGCTATTGGTCACTGGCTACAGTGGTTCCCTTCAGTATCGGCATGAAATCATAGTGTTGTGTGCAGGTTCCCCTATGGGGAACCTGACTAAACTAGTTTAACTTTTCTAAATCCGCTTCAATTTCTGCAATTTTACTGGCGACAACTTTTTCTAAGTGGCGTAAATCATTAAGAATTTTCTGTTTCACGTCCACGTCACCCATCACTTCGGGTTTGGTTATCTTGTTCAGCTCATCAATCACCAGCGTCAAATTACGATTAATTTCAGTCACTTCTTTGTATTGATGACTGCCACTATCGACCAATACATTTTTGATCTGCCTTGGATACTTAAACTTAACGCTTTTGGCGAACAGCTCGCCCTTTTGCTTTTTGAAGTAAATCTTCAATACGTCTTTATGCGCTTCTTGGCGCAATGAATAGCGTTCAATTTGCGTAGGTTCATTAATACCCAAACCAACAAGATGGGGAAACATAAGCAACCTCTTAGTTAAACTAACATTCGCGATCCCTTTGCTACTTTAAGCTACAGTGGTATTGGCTATATTCGTTCATCCCAATGACATAGCCTACCTATGCACATTGGGTATGAATTTACTTGCCGCCTACCTGCAACGCCAAGTAGTTTGGGGATATCACCAAACCATATGTATTGAATAAGTGTGGTGATAGCACCTCATTGACTGTAGCAGTTGGTTGATGTGCCTGACAGCTCAATAGGTTAAGTTGTGCTCAAGATCGCACCTGATTGGTTTCATTTCCCTAGCCACTCGCTATTGAGC
It encodes:
- the ribBA gene encoding bifunctional 3,4-dihydroxy-2-butanone-4-phosphate synthase/GTP cyclohydrolase II, which translates into the protein MPISTPQEIIEDIRQGKMVILMDDEDRENEGDLIMAAEHITPAAINFMATHGRGLICLTMTKERCRRLGLNPMVQDNNAQYTTNFTVSIEAAEGVTTGISAADRARTVQAAVAKEAKAADLVQPGHIFPLAAQEGGVLTRAGHTEAGCDLARLAGFEPASVIVEILNDDGTMARRPDLEVFAEKHGLKLGTIADLIEYRNHTETTIERVAQCKLPTEYGEFELVTYRDIIDKQIHFALRKGDVTTSPTLVRVHLQDTFTDLLHSDRTAERSWTLTTAMQRIGQEGGVLVILGNEESSDLLLHRVKMFELQDKGEAPAMAKKQGTSRRVGVGSQILADLGVKEMRLLSSPNKKYHALGGFGLNVVEYVCE
- the ribE gene encoding 6,7-dimethyl-8-ribityllumazine synthase; amino-acid sequence: MKVIEGGFPAPNAKIAIVISRFNSFINESLLSGAIDTLKRHGQISDDNITVVRCPGAVELPLVAQRVAKTGDYDAIVSLGCVIRGGTPHFDYVCSEMNKGLAQVSLEFSIPVAFGVLTVDTIDQAIERAGTKAGNKGAEAALSALEMINVLSEIDS
- the nusB gene encoding transcription antitermination factor NusB, which codes for MGASVKPAARRNARQFALQAIYSWQITKENVATIEEQFLTSGKYDEEEHRAAEPALAAPETDVSYFRDLLAGVVLNHTELDSKLRPFVSRPMQDLDMMELALLRLAMYEMTRREDVPYKVVINEAIELAKVFAAEDSHKFVNGVLDKAAPHVRKKA
- the thiL gene encoding thiamine-phosphate kinase, producing MFGEFNLIDKYFSNRQPQRKDVHLALGDDCAIVKVPENSRVAISTDTLVAGTHFLAEANPAWVAHKALASNISDLAAMGATPAWVSLALTLPEIDEAWLKPFSDAFFELANYYNVQLIGGDTTKGPLSITLTVQGFLPKEQAMLRSGAKVGDWLYVTGDLGDSHAGLDVILHPEKRQLPFAEILEQRHYLSTPRIVAGQALVHLASSAIDISDGLIADLSHIMQRSHVGASIDVSLLPLSKELLQFVDDATTAQQYALTSGEEYELCFTIPEENRGSLENALAHCGTKVTCIGQIRPAGTFELHNKGKKLNWQLAGYDHFKVKS
- the pgpA gene encoding phosphatidylglycerophosphatase A, whose amino-acid sequence is MSDPRSNISLRNPWHLLATGFGSGLSPVVPGTMGTLASVPFYLMLAQLPVTLYLVVIVAASFIGIKICQVTSDDMQVHDHGSIVWDEFAGFWITMLIVPLCQLPVFDWKWLATGFVLFRFFDMLKPWPISWLDKRVHGGFGIMIDDVVAGVMAAICLAAIGHWLQWFPSVSA
- a CDS encoding DUF3461 family protein, which translates into the protein MFPHLVGLGINEPTQIERYSLRQEAHKDVLKIYFKKQKGELFAKSVKFKYPRQIKNVLVDSGSHQYKEVTEINRNLTLVIDELNKITKPEVMGDVDVKQKILNDLRHLEKVVASKIAEIEADLEKLN